tgtcgctcacaggcttttattttgtaaaagtctgtcgctcacaggcttttattttgtaaaagtctcttgctcacaggcttttattttataaaagtctgttgctcacaggcttttattttgtaaaagtctgtggctcacaggcttttattttgtaaaagtctgtggctcacaggcttttattctgtaaaagtctgttgctcacatgcttttattttgtaaaagtctgtggctcacaggcttttattttgtaaaagtctgttgctcacaggcttttattttgtaaaagtctgttgctcacaggcttttattttgtaaaagtctgtcgctcacaggcttttattttgtaaaagtctgtcgctcacaggcttttattttgtaaaagtctgtcgctcacaggcttttattttgtaaaagtctgtcgctcacaggcttttattttgtaaaagtctgtcgctcacaggcttttattttataaaagtatgtcgctcacaggcttttattttgtaaaagtctgtcgctcacaggcttttattttgtaaaagtgtgtcgctcacaggcttttattttgtaaaagtctgttgctcacaggcttttattctgtaaaagtctgtcgctcacaggcttttattttgtaaaagtctgctgctcacaggcttttattttataaaagtatgtcgctcacaggcttttattttgtaaaagtatgtcgctcacaggcttttattttgtaaaagtctgttgctcacaggcttttattttgtaaaagtctgctgctcacaggcttttattttgtaaaagtctgctgctcacaggcttttattttgtaaaagtctgctgctcacaggcttttattctgtaaaagtctgtcactcacaggcttttattttgtaaaagtgtgttgctcacaggcttttattctgtaaaagtctgtcactcacagacttttattctgtaaaagtctgttgctcacaggcttttattttgtaaaagtctgctgctcacaggcttttattttgtaaaagtgtgttgctcacaggcttttattctgtaaaagtctgtcactcacagacttttattctgtaaaagtatgtcgctcacaggcttttattttgtaaaagtctgtcgctcacaggcttttattttgtaaaagtctgtcgctcacaggcttttattttgtaaaagtctcttgctcacaggcttttattttataaaagtctgttgctcacaggcttttattttgtaaaagtctgtggctcacaggcttttattttgtaaaagtctgtggctcacaggcttttattctgtaaaagtctgttgctcacatgcttttattttgtaaaagtctgtggctcacaggcttttattttgtaaaagtctgttgctcacaggcttttattttgtaaaagtctgttgctcacaggcttttattttgtaaaagtctgtcgctcacaggcttttattttgtaaaagtctgtcgctcacaggcttttattttgtaaaagtctgtcgctcacaggcttttattttgtaaaagtctgtcgctcacaggcttttattttataaaagtatgtcgctcacaggcttttattttgtaaaagtctgtcgctcacaggcttttattttgtaaaagtgtgtcgctcacaggcttttattttgtaaaagtctgttgctcacaggcttttattctgtaaaagtctgtcgctcacaggcttttattttgtaaaagtctgctgctcacaggcttttattttataaaagtatgtcgctcacaggcttttattttgtaaaagtatgtcgctcacaggcttttattttgtaaaagtctgttgctcacaggcttttattttgtaaaagtctgctgctcacaggcttttattttgtaaaagtctgctgctcacaggcttttattttgtaaaagtctgctgctcacaggcttttattctgtaaaagtctgtcactcacaggcttttattttgtaaaagtgtgttgctcacaggcttttattctgtaaaagtctgtcactcacagacttttattttgtaaaagtctgtcactcacaggcttttattttgtaaaagtctgttgctcacaggcttttattttgtaaaagtctgttgctgtctgctgtggaacaggaaaagaaagtaatcggcggatccaccaaacatggagaagggtacggaacttttactcggccattttcattttaaagttcttccagacggcggagtcgacagaaccaaagtcatctgtaaactctgccaagttgaattgtcttctcagcgtagtagttccagtctaaaatatcacttaaaggcaaaacacacaactgatagcagcaagtcattcaaggaaacagacagtggagcgaggcttctacataaaaactacagaaagatgctgatgttaaaagtgtgtttgcacaacaaatgttatggcactttcattcatatggcagcacatttaaaataaagctaaatgctaaaagctatacgctacttttggattcatttttggattctgcgtacaaatgcgattaatcgtgattaatcagggaaatcatgtgattaattagattaaacatgttaatcgttgcccggccctaATATTTACTAACATAAGGAAATGGTTCCAAGtctttaaactaaaaaaaatataagaaTTATGAGCTTCTCATAATCCTTACCATCTTCTAAATGGAAGATATTATCACCACAATGATTTTTCATTTACTCTAATCAGTGTTGTGTGTTAGTTTGCCCGCTGATGTTGGGATAACATCTTTACCGTAAATCAGGTTCTCTCAGGTCATCTCCAGGAGCGCAGCTAAACTGCCCATAGTttctgaaacagaaaaagaaaatcacaatGAGAAATCTTGCTGAAATATATCTGATATTAAAGCGTTAAtcagcattttaaaaaaagcatatatatTATAACAGCATTAATCAGTGACATCAATACCAGATGGGCTCACTTCTAAAAGGATTTCTGCACCAAACTAAAgacagaaagtaaaaaaaaagtggctgTATGTGTTATTTAATGGGTAACATCGATCTGCAGAACACTGAATTATTTGAGTTTTCCTGAATCATAATTCTTTAAATGATAAATCTGCACCTTCTCTTACATAATAAGGCAGAAATTCCAACTTAAATCTATACAAATTTCCCCAGAAAGCATCAAATTAAACGTCTGACTGATAATTTCCTCCAGATAAAAATAAACGTGCAGCTGAGTAATAAAGAAAGAGTTCCAATGCAAACTAAGCCTTTATAATTCCGACACACAAATCACAGCCACGCACACCAGCCTGGGTGTATTCTCAACATTTTACTATCATTAACCCTTTAAAATGACACAGCTAATGATATGATTCATTTCCAACCAAAAGGGTTCCTGAGAATGTGCATCATCCTGAGCCAGTGTGCTCATTAACATATTCACCTGGACACAAACAGCTCCACCGgggtgtatttttcttttttctttacttagaTGCTTTATGCTGGAGGTGGAGGTCCACCCCCGTCTATGCACAGATCCAAAATGTTCGACGATTCGCGGTAAAAGTGGAAGCGTCTGCGCATCACAACGTTTCTTCGTCTCCAGGCAAAGATCACAGGCACCAGGATGGGTTAGCCAGCTAGCTTAGCTACCTAGCTCAGGCAAAGATCACAGGCACCAGGATGGGTTAGCCAGCTAGCTTAGCTACCTAGCTCAGGCAAAGATCACAGGAACCAGGATGGGTTAGCCAGCTAGCTTAGCCACTTGCTAACCCAGCCACGGAGGCGGCGTTAGCCCGAACTAGCCTCCGCAAAAAAACAGCAACCAGGCGGGGAAGGCGGCGGCGGCGACACGGAAAAACACCGCTTTTACATCCCCGGAGCTTTGAAGTGAAAGCCTGCTGAGAAATCCCGGTTTTATACCGATCAGTTGTAGCTTAGCTGCCCCCCACAAACAGCGTGAGGTCCCGTCTTCTCATCCGTAAAACGGCTCCTGGATGCTCCGTTGTTCTGAGCCCTTCGGGTTCCAGGGGCCGAAAATGAAGGCGCATTAAAACGGGCGGAAATTGTCCAGAGTCAACCCATTAACGGCTTCATTTCTCGGGCTCCCGACGCGTTCTCTCCGCCGGCGAGAAGAAGATCCGCATTTTGTTGTTAATTGTTAGCTTAGCTACCGGCTAGCTGCGGAGCCCCTGCCCGCGCACGGGAACATGAATAAACTAAGAGTTAATTGgctgctcacacacatgcacgcacacgcacgcacacgcacacccagactggtgtgtgtgatggtttGGATGTAACACCTGGAAAAACTTATCATTCACAATCTCTTAATGAGTAAAAGCGGTTTATGAAAGATTTAAATCGTGCTATTTGTTGTCCTGCACATTTAACCTGGTAGCACCAcagtttacattttttatttacattagatttttatttatatatatagttacattacattatttgattgtttaaatttacatacattatttaaattaatgtgtaatatttttttacattacatttttatttacatgacattttttgcattttatatgtgcttcactttttcacaacaaagatctgtgaaatctgtttgatttgttgttgaatggaaagtttatgatggttgcgttccgcactttgtattaagaatgttcaataaaggtttattatatacattttattgtggtagcagcagttactggtgaactttcactttacctttttttgccaaacgatcggcagagaatgacttggttttgtgaacaaaattaatcaggaaagcccacagttgcaaatatgcaacattgcctaaaattatcaaaaatagcccaattccaaaaaattccaaaaatattggtttattcccacccaaaaagatgcaagaagagcctaattgattttttttcaatgattattcatatgcttgggtgctacaaggttaactAAACAATCCAAAACTTAAAAACATAGAGTCCTACACCTTTATAGGCTTATTATAATACGATATCTTCAATATAAGTACATATTAAGCACTATTATAAAGTCTGATGGAATAAAAGGGAAGTAACGTGAACAGTTTGTTATGTGAAATTCTCACATCAGAAACACGGTGCTGTAAAAATACCAAATGACTCTGGAAGTACGTGAGGATAAACATAATGATAGTGTAAtaaacattcctttttttttagagcCATCTTTAATcagtaaagatttttttttttttaaacgcatTTTGAGAAGCGGAACTCTGAAGCGGCAGAAGGTGTTGCTCCGGGACCCAAACTGGCGTAGCAACCGATGTTTACACCGGAAGTGCTAGCAAAAGCCGCCGGAAGTTCCTTTTCAAAGCCGAGTTGTCGCTCGTGTTTTGGAGCTTGAACAACAACGTTGAAGCCACCGGCTCCCGGCTGTTAACGGTGCCCGGTGGTGAGGGATGTTGGTCGGTTACAGCAGCAGCTCGGAGGACGAAAGAGAAGCAACCGCGACCCGGAGCCGAAGCTGTTCCCGAAAGTGGCGGAAGGAAGATGGCGGCAGCGATGACTGCacggaggagaagaagaagaagataaaaACCGAGGAGCTGGCTCCTAAAACCAGGTATTTTAAAATCAGgtatcaaaatcagactttgaattttaaaaaccaacagtgtaaaaaaaaaaataataattctaaaaacaaaaatcagctggtccagtccagagtccagactaaacatggagaagcagcatttagctgttatgctgcaaacaagtggaacaaactgccagtggagattaaactttcaccaaatggagacatttttaaatccatgttaaaaacatttctgttctcatgtgtctatgcatgaaatctgcacgatatctttggacttatctggactgttgctggtttttaaattcatttaaatgattttatttgtttctctttatattcttttatgtatttttaatgcttcttccactccctgctgcaatgcttttattttatgtaaagcatgaaatgtgctatataaataaatttgattgatttgaaAGGACAAACATTTTCAGATTTGAGCTCCTCAGACGTGAGATTGTCGCAGTTTTCTTTCAGTGTGACGATGATGAGAATATATTTGGGGGTTTTGACCTTTCGTTATATCTGGCAACACTTTTCACATTCTTACAGAAAGATATATTAACTGGGAAAATAATTGTTTCAGACTTACTGACTTGTCATTAAACTGATTATTTAGAGTCGATGACATCATCAGAATGAATCTTCAGCCTTTCCTCTCTTCATTGCCTGATGGTACCTGAGAATATTTAGTGATGAATTTACATTGACCTGAAGATATTGTTCTGACGGACATCTTTCATCTTGTGAAACATGTTATATTATGATGGCCTGTTTATTTGGGCTGAAACTGAACTGCGTGCCTCCATCTTGGTTTCCTGCAGGCTGCCGCTCCCCGGCTGCCTCGCGGCCATGTTTCCAGACGAAGTGGATCCACAAACTGAAGACAGCTCCCTTCATAGTGGACGTGTCCGCTCCTTCAAGCATGAGAGAGGAAACTGGGCCACTTGTGTTTATTTGCCTTGTAAGAGCCGCCCGAAATAGGGCAGAAAAAGCATCCCACCGCCCGATTCGTCACCTTGTTTCATTTCTTTTCTCCTCGTTTTTTTAAGGAgaaaagatttatttttattatttttattttatttatttaaaaaattaaatttaaattttttttttatttatttatttcgtcatttattattattagttagtagtagtatttttattagaattggtattattgttgttgttgttgttaatataaaatcattgtaaatattaatattttttgagCCACATTACAAATTCGAATTTCCCCCagtgggggatgaataaagtatgttTCTGTTCTTCCTCTCCTCGTCAGACCCTCCtgaggaggagtttgaggagCTGTTGGAGGAGCTGCTCCTGGCGGCCGGGTCTCGGGGGCTCGTTCTGACCCCACAGGAGGAGTTCCACCTCAGCCTGTCTCAGACGGTGGTGCTCAGACACCACTGGATCCAGCCCTTCACTCAGAGCCTGAAGGCCAGCCTGGCCCGCTGTAAGAGGTGGGTTACTCTGACACTAAACTGCAGACAAGTGCTCCTTTCAGTCAAATATGAACCGCTTTAGATTAGAGACGCGTTTAGTTTGCAAGGAATATACTGACAAAGATTACGATGTACAAAGGTAggcaaagaaatggaaaaatcaTTTGTAAAAGGGCTTAAACGGTGAAAATAATGCAGTTTTCCACACGGTGTCAGGTGCTCTCTTCCTTTCAGGATCAGAGCTGAACGAACAGAAAGAATAAACTGATGAAACTGATGTGATTCTgactccagctgtttcttgttGCCAGGTTTGTGTGCACAGCAGGGAGCCTGCGGGTCTACTGTAACGCTGAGAGGACGAGGTAACGTCTCTAAGGTCTTTTATCATCTGTTTTTCTCAGAGTCCACCCGGTCAGCCGGTCACTTTACACACGTTTGTTCTTCAGCGCGTTGATTTAAGGTGGAATGATGGATATCGCTGTAATGTCGATAAGGGAAGAAATGGGTTTGAGACCTAATGAGACTTAAAGGTGGTTGGAGCAACTGTTGGCTGTTTGTGAGATGCCATTCAGCTTCTGTCAGTAAAGCCAGCAAAGAGGCGACCCGACAGGCAAATGGAAAATAGAGATGTgaaagagcagaagaagaaaaatgtgtcaaagGGAAGTTTTTTGAGCTGTTTGGAAGCAGGTGAATGCAAAGAAAGATTATGTTCTGATGTCTGTAATCATCATTTCTGTCCAGGAcagtttcagttttatttattcatttttatttctttaaattatTCTGTTGAACCACAATTCTAAACCAAGGTCTGGTTTTCACAAGTTTTATTTCTTATTACTTTGGTTGCTTTCAGGTTATTTCAGTTTCTTTCTTTAGCAGAAGGGTCCCAACAATCTGTAATCTCACTAAATAAACACGCAGACTCTTTTTAGGTCCTGTAGCATTACGCCACattgcttaaagggacagtttgcctcttttagccgctttcggacagagtagttctaagaacgcagttatcagaactgtcctactcgaatttcgttctgataactgtccttacccagcggagctgtttcagtctgcattcgcacatgagtcggtacctgatagggactgatgcgccgcgcgcagccgtctgcgtcagtgacgtgttagccgttagccgtttagcgccacattcaacaacaaaacaaaacaaaaccaggtaaaagtaaggagagaagaaaaaacagcaccaagaagctaacatggagagcggggaggccaccgtgttcatggtctgcatgatggtgatattaatcatggacaatcacatcgggcgtctaatatcgaggctggaagagctcacagagagagtcaggagatactttttcatttcatgaaggaagaaaggagagcagagcgctgcagacaaatgagaccagtgtaagtttaacttattaaacacccgccggttgtgtccgtgtctatgaggaaacatttcagccgtgatagcatgacatggggcgtagctaccgaccaccacacacctccgttagatgcgttctatagaaccatgaaaagacccgacctcggagaaggagctaaatagttataggaactaagggagaaagccccgagttcctgtatgtctgaagacgggagaaaacggccccgcggattaaaaggttattagaactgccaaaggttcctacagtccgaaagcggtgattgacatgaagctgtgtgacatcccatatcagcaacatcatttatgaacatcttctaaCCCCCTGCTGGTTTCCAGCAGGctgtgatacgaagggagagaaaatagggccaagagattgtgagctctgactttttcctggagaaccattttgtgatgcaaatgtattactctgttgaacgcatattgttctgagaagcaaaacgctttattttttaaaccccagccaactagccggactaccttcatcagcaccaaaacgaggctggaactctgctcacaggacgcagcagggggtaagaagatgttcagaaatgatgttgctgatatgggatgttacacagcttcatgtcagaagaggcgaactgtccctttaaagaggcgtactgtccctttaaagaggcgtactgtccctttaaagaggcgtactgtccctttaaagaggtgaactgtccctttaaagaggcgtactgtccctttaaagaggagaactgtccctttaaagaggcgtactgtccctttaaagaggcgtacTGTCCCTTTAATCTCACTGAGTGAGAGACCAATCGCTGCTGCTGCAGAACTGTTGAAACATTGATGCAGATCTACTGAGATTAAGTTCCAAACTGAAGTGGTTGAAGCTCACAGGCTGAACTCCAGTTGGATGGAGAAGATGAAATTATGGAGCTCACGGTGGGTTATACCCTCAGACTGCAGTTTCCTTCAGTTCAGGACCCATTGCTAAGTGTGTGTCCCCTGCAGGAGCTTCCTGGGGATGGAAGTGTCCGCTGGGCGCGCTCAGCTGTTGGATCTGGTCCGAGTCGTTGACAGAACCATGACAGAGTTCCAGCTGGACACTTTTTATGAGGTCAGTAATGAAAAAGAGCGATTTTAGCCGGTGAAATGTCTCTTTGGAGGTCACATGATGCTCTGCTGACAACGTTTCCTCTCACAGGAAACCCGTCTCACGTCATCGCGTGTTTTACTCTGTTGTTATTATCGTTTCCGTTTTTATTCGTCTTCTTTTTGTGTTGAACCACTCCGGACCCTGCGTTGTTTCCCAGGATCCGTCCTTCCACGTGAGTTTGGCCTGGTGCGTTGGAGACCTGACGGAGAAGCTGAAGGGCTGCGTACCGGAGCTGCAGGTAAAAGCAGCCTCACTTCCACTAAGTCAGTCCGTTTCTTACAGAATAAAGTAAATAAGAagacctgcgttaatgcgccataaaaatatttatctttgttaaataattaacgagttaactcgccctaaTTTTAACATTAACgcttaaccagaacaaagagatcacatcagcCCAGCTCTCAGGTCTTTACAGCGgctcagatacagaatagattttaaagttctgctgctcgtctacaaatcacagaacggtttaggtccagaacacatgaatgacatgctagcagagtataaacccagcagagctctgagatctactgactcaggtcagatagtggagcccagagttcaaactggacccggtgaagcagcttttagctgttctgctgcacacaactggaacaaattgtcttccccctctctctgcgccctgcttcctgtctctctcacactgtcctctcattaaagtgatggttcggagtagattcaacctggggtcatttgaaccgtga
This genomic interval from Odontesthes bonariensis isolate fOdoBon6 chromosome 7, fOdoBon6.hap1, whole genome shotgun sequence contains the following:
- the usb1 gene encoding U6 snRNA phosphodiesterase 1 isoform X2, which codes for MLVGYSSSSEDEREATATRSRSCSRKWRKEDGGSDDCTEEKKKKIKTEELAPKTRLPLPGCLAAMFPDEVDPQTEDSSLHSGRVRSFKHERGNWATCVYLPYPPEEEFEELLEELLLAAGSRGLVLTPQEEFHLSLSQTVVLRHHWIQPFTQSLKASLARCKRFVCTAGSLRVYCNAERTSQLAGLPSSAPKRGWNSAHRTQQGVRRCSEMMLLIWDVTQLHVRRGELSL
- the usb1 gene encoding U6 snRNA phosphodiesterase 1 isoform X1, with protein sequence MLVGYSSSSEDEREATATRSRSCSRKWRKEDGGSDDCTEEKKKKIKTEELAPKTRLPLPGCLAAMFPDEVDPQTEDSSLHSGRVRSFKHERGNWATCVYLPYPPEEEFEELLEELLLAAGSRGLVLTPQEEFHLSLSQTVVLRHHWIQPFTQSLKASLARCKRFVCTAGSLRVYCNAERTRSFLGMEVSAGRAQLLDLVRVVDRTMTEFQLDTFYEDPSFHVSLAWCVGDLTEKLKGCVPELQSLMDEREDGPLPLRLDCSELRCRTGNKTFRFPLEPEAPPT